ATCAATATCTGCCATCATGAAATCAATATATTCACGTAATGTTTGAAGCTCTCTTTTCATAGAACGGCACTCTTTATAATGATAAATTTTTCTTACTAACTCATCCATAATAAATGGCTTCATAATATAATCTTTTGCACCATCTTTAATAGGGTTTGTTACAGTTTCATCAGATATATAAGAAACTAATAGAAGTATAATTGATTTTTTTTCACTATATCTTTTAATTATGTTTTTACATAAAGGTGCTGGAAGTGAAGTTGAAAGTAATACAATATCGTAATCTTTTGTAAGATTATCAATATTTGGTGATTCTATATAATCACAACTATGTCCATCATCTAATAATCTTGAAACTACTTTTTGTGCTAAATAGATTTCATTTTCTATAATTAATATATTCATTTATTTTTCCAGTCATAATATTTTAAAGTTGCAATACTTTGTACTGCAACACCTTCACTTCTTCCTATAAAGCCCATTTTCTCTGCAGTTGTTGCTTTAATATTTACGAAGGGTTTTTCAATTCCTAATAGCTTTGAAATAGAATTTTTAATTTCATTTTTATGAGGGTTTATTTTCGGTATTTGAGCTATTATTGTTAAATCAACATTTACAATTTCGTAACCAACATTATAAATAAATTCAACAATATTTTTTAATAGAATTTTTGAGTCAATATCTTTAAATTCAGCAGAAGTATCTGGGAAAAACTCACCAATATCTCCTGCTCCAGAAGCACCTAACAATGCATCTATTAAAGAATGAATCAATACATCACCATCGCTATGTGCTTTGAATCCATAATCTGTAGGTAGTTTTATACCACCTAAGAACATATCTCTTTTGTCTTCAAATTGATGTATATCAAAACCGGTTCCTGTAAAGAAGTTATTTGAAGGAGCTTTCAAAGAAGGTAAGCTATCTAATTCATCCCCAAAAGTAAGTTTTTTACTTTCAATACTTCCTTTAATATATTTAATACTTCCATTACCTGCTTTAATAGCAGAACTATCATCTGTATATTCTATTTTAGTATTTAATGATTCTTTTAATATTTTAGTGTTTGAAAGTTGAGGCGTTTGTATTAATTTAACTTTTTCTCTGTTTATTGTTTTATCTTCATAGACTACAGTATCAGAAACATTTAAGACAGGTACTATAC
This sequence is a window from Poseidonibacter parvus. Protein-coding genes within it:
- a CDS encoding bifunctional 2-C-methyl-D-erythritol 4-phosphate cytidylyltransferase/2-C-methyl-D-erythritol 2,4-cyclodiphosphate synthase — protein: MQNVTLIVLCAGNSSRFKHNTKKQWLRIENEPLWLNVTRKLSSYSNFEKVIVCSHKNELNYMKNFCDDFTFIEGGSTRQESIVNSLKEVTTSHVMISDVARACIPKSVIIELLENKDNADCIVPVLNVSDTVVYEDKTINREKVKLIQTPQLSNTKILKESLNTKIEYTDDSSAIKAGNGSIKYIKGSIESKKLTFGDELDSLPSLKAPSNNFFTGTGFDIHQFEDKRDMFLGGIKLPTDYGFKAHSDGDVLIHSLIDALLGASGAGDIGEFFPDTSAEFKDIDSKILLKNIVEFIYNVGYEIVNVDLTIIAQIPKINPHKNEIKNSISKLLGIEKPFVNIKATTAEKMGFIGRSEGVAVQSIATLKYYDWKNK